Proteins found in one Roseovarius pelagicus genomic segment:
- a CDS encoding amino acid ABC transporter ATP-binding protein, whose translation MTHSANISVSGLNKTFGNTQVLKDISLEIAPGERVVVIGPSGTGKSTLLRMLNFLDRPDSGKIRMGDLTVTAEKASRTDILALRQRTSFVFQNYALFANKTARENITEALVTVKGQSKADARARADAILAETGLTDKADAYPAALSGGQQQRVGIGRALALDADLMLLDEPTSALDPEWVGEVLDLMRRVAEKQQTMLIVTHEMQFAREIADRIIFMDGGHIVEQGPPSSILENPQDPRTQAFLRRVI comes from the coding sequence ATGACACATAGCGCCAACATCTCTGTTTCCGGCCTCAACAAGACATTCGGCAACACGCAAGTCCTCAAGGATATATCGCTCGAGATTGCACCGGGTGAACGCGTCGTTGTGATCGGTCCCTCGGGTACCGGCAAATCAACATTGCTGCGCATGCTGAATTTTCTGGACCGCCCCGATAGCGGCAAGATCCGCATGGGCGATCTGACGGTAACCGCTGAAAAGGCCTCGCGGACGGACATCCTGGCCTTGCGCCAGCGCACCTCGTTCGTTTTTCAGAACTATGCGCTCTTTGCGAACAAGACCGCACGCGAAAACATCACCGAGGCCCTCGTCACCGTCAAAGGACAGTCGAAAGCGGACGCGCGTGCGCGCGCCGACGCGATCTTGGCTGAAACAGGGTTAACCGACAAAGCAGACGCCTACCCTGCTGCGCTGTCCGGAGGACAACAGCAACGTGTCGGCATTGGCCGTGCGCTGGCATTGGACGCCGATCTGATGCTGCTGGATGAGCCGACGTCAGCACTTGACCCCGAATGGGTCGGAGAGGTGTTGGACCTGATGCGCAGGGTCGCTGAAAAACAGCAAACCATGTTAATCGTGACCCACGAGATGCAGTTCGCCCGCGAGATCGCGGATCGGATCATCTTTATGGACGGGGGGCACATCGTCGAACAGGGGCCGCCCAGTTCAATATTGGAAAACCCACAAGACCCCCGCACCCAAGCGTTCTTGCGTCGTGTCATCTGA
- a CDS encoding DUF6478 family protein codes for MQVRSALVDWIVQRRGVRRWTKAARRAPDMPLRELRHERSNARKLLYSLNEMLAVAENRLALPMIGSHAFPKPHGTDWAWRPSLWCLPLPNPGMSSAMSKSKLGDELILFHDCAHSELTLRQIRNQREADLAPYGLRMDVFNFDGSFLSVVLDLPHGAVDGLKKNHLVRLNTIVEMEKPLEIFARLNIKHGPNTEQIVRELPLHEDDIVVEFDLAYSNLNEKRIERAWLDLIFENPQMSQVTLRDVTLSRRQRADF; via the coding sequence ATGCAGGTGCGAAGCGCATTGGTGGACTGGATCGTGCAACGGCGCGGCGTGCGCCGCTGGACCAAGGCCGCCCGCCGCGCGCCGGACATGCCCCTGAGAGAGCTGCGTCATGAGCGGTCGAACGCCCGTAAGCTGCTGTACTCCCTGAACGAAATGCTGGCTGTGGCCGAGAACAGGTTGGCATTGCCGATGATCGGCAGTCATGCCTTCCCCAAACCGCACGGCACCGACTGGGCCTGGCGACCATCGCTGTGGTGTTTGCCACTGCCCAATCCGGGCATGTCATCAGCGATGAGCAAGTCCAAGCTGGGCGATGAGCTGATATTGTTTCACGACTGTGCACATTCTGAGCTGACCCTGCGACAGATCCGCAATCAGCGAGAGGCCGATTTGGCCCCGTATGGGCTGCGCATGGATGTGTTCAACTTTGACGGATCGTTCCTGTCGGTGGTTCTGGACCTGCCGCATGGTGCGGTGGACGGATTGAAGAAAAACCACCTTGTCCGCCTCAATACGATCGTCGAGATGGAGAAGCCGCTGGAAATTTTTGCCCGGCTCAACATCAAGCATGGCCCCAACACAGAACAGATCGTGCGCGAATTGCCCTTGCATGAGGACGATATCGTGGTGGAGTTCGATCTGGCGTATTCCAACCTCAACGAAAAACGGATCGAGCGCGCTTGGCTCGATCTGATCTTTGAGAACCCGCAAATGAGTCAGGTCACACTGCGTGACGTGACGCTGAGCCGCCGCCAGCGGGCCGATTTCTGA
- the ilvD gene encoding dihydroxy-acid dehydratase: MTKFDKSKLPSRYVTEGPSKAPHRSYMYAMGVSEEEIHQPLVGVATCWNEAAPCNIALNRQAQAVKMGVKQAYGTPREFTTITVTDGIAMGHEGMRSSLASREAIADTVELTMRGHAYDAIVGLAGCDKSLPGMMMAMVRLNTPSVFIYGGSILPGKAPQVEEIPEDFRSRDLTVQDMFEAVGRHQNGTMSDKALDMLERVACPSSGACGGQFTANTMACVSEAIGLALMNSSGMPAPYESRDAYGEASGRAVMTLLEKNIRARDVVTLKSLQNAARVVACTGGSTNAGLHLPAIAHEAGIDFFLDDVCEIFRDTPYFVDLKPGGAYVAKDLYDVGGIPVVMKELRKAGLIHEDCITASGRSIGEELELIEREADGKVIYPIDAPLTKTGGVVGLKGNLAPEGAIVKVAGIPSQNQVFTGPARVFECEEEAFEAVQKRGYEEGEVIVIRNEGPAGGPGMREMLATTAALSGQGMGKKVALITDGRFSGATRGFCVGHVGPEAAHCGPIALLKNGDMITINAITGDLSVDLSDEELATRKESWPGPRETLYASGALWKYAQLVGATYKGAVTHPGAEHERHVYMDI, encoded by the coding sequence ATGACCAAGTTCGACAAATCAAAATTGCCCAGCCGCTACGTGACCGAAGGCCCATCCAAGGCACCGCACCGGTCCTATATGTATGCGATGGGCGTCAGCGAGGAAGAGATTCACCAGCCGCTGGTCGGCGTTGCAACCTGCTGGAACGAGGCGGCACCGTGCAACATCGCGCTGAACCGACAGGCGCAGGCGGTCAAGATGGGCGTGAAGCAGGCCTATGGCACGCCGCGCGAGTTCACCACGATCACCGTTACCGACGGCATTGCGATGGGTCACGAAGGGATGCGGTCGAGTCTGGCCAGCCGCGAAGCGATCGCCGACACAGTCGAGCTGACGATGCGCGGGCACGCCTATGACGCCATTGTTGGTCTGGCAGGGTGCGACAAATCGCTGCCGGGAATGATGATGGCAATGGTGCGGCTGAACACGCCGTCGGTCTTTATCTACGGTGGGTCGATCCTGCCGGGCAAGGCGCCTCAGGTCGAGGAAATCCCAGAGGATTTCCGCAGTCGCGATCTGACGGTGCAGGATATGTTCGAGGCAGTGGGCCGCCATCAGAACGGCACCATGTCCGACAAGGCGCTGGATATGCTGGAGCGCGTGGCTTGCCCCAGCTCCGGTGCGTGTGGTGGTCAGTTTACCGCCAACACGATGGCCTGCGTATCCGAGGCGATCGGTTTGGCGTTGATGAACAGTTCCGGCATGCCGGCCCCTTACGAGAGCCGCGACGCCTATGGTGAGGCGTCGGGTCGTGCGGTTATGACCCTGCTGGAAAAGAACATCCGTGCGCGCGATGTGGTCACACTGAAAAGCCTGCAAAACGCGGCACGGGTCGTGGCATGCACTGGTGGGTCGACCAATGCAGGGCTGCACCTGCCTGCCATCGCGCATGAGGCGGGCATCGACTTTTTCCTCGATGACGTTTGCGAGATTTTCCGCGACACACCCTACTTCGTCGATCTCAAGCCCGGTGGTGCCTATGTCGCCAAGGATCTCTATGATGTGGGCGGTATCCCGGTGGTGATGAAGGAACTGCGCAAGGCGGGGCTGATCCACGAGGATTGCATTACGGCCAGCGGCCGCAGCATCGGTGAGGAGCTGGAGCTAATCGAACGCGAAGCCGACGGCAAGGTGATCTATCCCATCGACGCGCCGCTGACCAAAACCGGCGGTGTTGTTGGCCTCAAGGGCAATCTGGCCCCCGAAGGCGCAATCGTGAAAGTCGCGGGTATCCCCTCTCAGAACCAAGTCTTTACCGGTCCCGCGCGGGTATTTGAATGCGAAGAAGAGGCATTTGAGGCGGTGCAGAAGCGTGGCTATGAGGAAGGCGAAGTGATCGTCATCCGCAACGAGGGCCCCGCAGGCGGGCCGGGTATGCGCGAAATGCTGGCGACCACCGCGGCGCTGAGTGGTCAGGGCATGGGCAAGAAAGTGGCGCTGATCACTGATGGGCGTTTTTCAGGCGCAACGCGCGGCTTCTGCGTCGGTCATGTAGGGCCCGAGGCCGCACATTGCGGTCCTATTGCCCTGCTGAAGAACGGCGACATGATCACTATTAACGCCATCACCGGCGATCTGAGTGTTGATCTGAGCGACGAAGAACTGGCAACGCGCAAGGAAAGCTGGCCGGGCCCGCGCGAGACGCTGTATGCGTCGGGCGCATTGTGGAAGTACGCGCAGCTGGTGGGCGCAACCTACAAGGGGGCTGTAACCCATCCGGGGGCCGAACATGAACGCCATGTCTATATGGACATTTAG
- a CDS encoding CPBP family intramembrane glutamic endopeptidase: MKYEPHLHLIAPARGSHEIWRLLVGIVLIAALFLVMTMVYGSLCDLWLPDTAWGHNGRGLQDASTPWGTLANLYIFVLLIIATWATLLLLHTRQLRSLFGPPALALGQFRHVLIALILLTALIFALPAPDALTPERHLEWPVWLAFLLPALIGVTLQVSAEEILFRGYLQSQLAARFSHPALWMGLPTALFAALHYAPSQTGDNAWIVVLWAGLFGLAAADLTARSGTLGPAIALHLINNVSALLLVAPAGVFDGLALYSYPFGMDDTDIIRTWFPVDLMLLLCSWLAARLALRV; this comes from the coding sequence ATGAAATACGAGCCACATTTGCACCTGATCGCACCAGCGCGCGGCAGCCATGAGATATGGCGACTGCTCGTCGGCATTGTCCTGATCGCCGCGCTCTTTCTGGTCATGACGATGGTCTACGGTTCGCTATGCGACCTGTGGCTGCCAGACACCGCATGGGGTCACAACGGTCGCGGACTTCAGGATGCCAGCACGCCTTGGGGCACGTTGGCAAATCTCTACATCTTTGTGCTGCTCATCATCGCGACCTGGGCAACGTTGCTGCTGTTGCACACCCGGCAACTGCGCAGCCTCTTTGGCCCACCGGCACTGGCCCTCGGGCAATTCCGGCATGTCCTGATCGCATTGATATTGTTGACCGCCCTCATATTTGCCCTGCCTGCACCCGATGCCCTGACACCGGAACGGCATCTGGAATGGCCGGTCTGGCTGGCGTTTCTCCTCCCTGCCCTGATTGGCGTCACGCTACAGGTCAGCGCCGAAGAGATCCTTTTCCGCGGCTACCTGCAAAGCCAGCTTGCCGCGCGTTTTTCCCACCCCGCACTCTGGATGGGGCTGCCAACAGCACTTTTTGCGGCCCTGCATTACGCACCCAGCCAGACGGGGGACAATGCCTGGATCGTGGTCCTGTGGGCCGGTCTCTTTGGACTGGCTGCCGCCGATCTGACGGCGCGCAGCGGAACGCTTGGACCTGCAATTGCCCTGCATCTGATCAACAATGTCAGTGCATTGCTACTGGTGGCCCCTGCCGGCGTATTCGATGGGCTGGCGCTCTATAGTTACCCGTTCGGAATGGACGACACCGACATCATCCGAACGTGGTTTCCCGTCGACCTGATGCTGTTGCTATGCAGCTGGCTGGCCGCACGGCTGGCACTGCGCGTCTAG
- the accD gene encoding acetyl-CoA carboxylase, carboxyltransferase subunit beta codes for MNWITNYMRPRINSIFSRREMPENLWTKCEECGTMLFHRELTQNQNVCTGCGHHMNIAPRDRFKSLFDGGIFAEVDVPAPTTDPLHFRDQKKYPERMKAAQKATGEKEAMLVATGEIGRTPIVAAAQDFSFMAGSMGMYVGNAIIAAAETAVKLKRPLILFSAAGGARMQEGILSLMQMPRTTVAVQMLKEAGLPYIVVLTHPTTGGVTASYAMLGDVQIAEPGALICFAGPRVIEQTIREKLPEGFQRAEYLLDHGMLDRVTPRPKMRDELISITRLLLNLPPAIAGDLPPPTAEAPDAAEEPPTPEKAPTKA; via the coding sequence ATGAACTGGATTACCAACTATATGCGTCCGCGCATCAACTCGATCTTCTCACGCCGCGAGATGCCCGAGAACCTTTGGACCAAATGCGAGGAATGCGGCACGATGCTGTTTCATCGCGAACTGACGCAGAATCAGAATGTCTGCACCGGCTGCGGCCACCACATGAACATCGCGCCACGCGACCGGTTCAAGTCGCTATTCGATGGCGGCATCTTTGCCGAGGTCGATGTCCCCGCCCCGACCACCGACCCGCTGCATTTCCGCGACCAAAAGAAATACCCCGAACGGATGAAGGCCGCACAAAAGGCCACCGGCGAAAAAGAGGCGATGCTGGTCGCCACCGGCGAAATCGGGCGCACACCCATTGTCGCTGCCGCGCAGGATTTTTCATTCATGGCCGGGTCTATGGGCATGTATGTCGGCAACGCGATCATCGCTGCTGCCGAAACCGCTGTTAAGCTCAAACGCCCGCTGATCCTGTTCTCTGCCGCAGGTGGCGCACGTATGCAGGAGGGCATCCTGTCGCTGATGCAGATGCCGCGCACGACCGTCGCTGTGCAGATGCTCAAGGAAGCGGGCCTGCCCTATATCGTCGTGCTGACCCACCCCACAACGGGCGGCGTCACTGCGTCCTATGCGATGCTGGGCGACGTGCAGATTGCCGAACCGGGCGCGCTGATCTGTTTTGCCGGACCGCGCGTGATTGAGCAGACCATTCGCGAAAAACTGCCCGAAGGGTTCCAGCGTGCCGAATACCTGCTGGATCACGGCATGTTGGACCGCGTGACGCCGCGCCCCAAAATGCGTGACGAATTGATCTCGATCACCCGTTTGCTGCTGAACCTGCCGCCTGCAATCGCTGGCGATCTACCCCCGCCCACAGCAGAAGCGCCCGATGCGGCAGAGGAACCGCCCACCCCCGAGAAGGCCCCGACCAAGGCATGA
- a CDS encoding bifunctional folylpolyglutamate synthase/dihydrofolate synthase gives MNTPGSDVILERMMALHPKIIDLTLDRVWRLLQALGNPQDALPPVIHLAGTNGKGSTQAMLRAGLEGAGKSVHAYTSPHLARFHERIRIAGHLITEDALTDVLDECYRANGSDSITYFEITTCAALLAMSRTPADYTLLEVGLGGRLDATNVIAQPALTIITPISMDHEQYLGNTLAAIAGEKAGIIKRGVPCIVGPQPDEVMDVIETVATRLGAPLIAQGQHWHAYAENDRLIYQDETGLLDLPLPNLPGAHQIENAGAALAALRHLEMGEAANVAAVSQAHWPARMQRLRHGPLADAAPEAELWLDGGHNAAAGVALGRHLASLPKRPTHLICGMLNTKDVTGYLRPLAAEADSLTAVAIPGEANTLPAETTAEAAHQVGMSASTAGSVNAALTAIIAANPRARVLICGSLYLAGNVLRENG, from the coding sequence ATGAACACCCCCGGATCGGATGTCATCCTTGAACGGATGATGGCGCTGCACCCAAAGATTATCGATCTCACGCTCGACCGCGTCTGGCGGTTGTTACAGGCGTTGGGCAACCCACAGGATGCGCTGCCGCCGGTGATCCACCTCGCCGGCACCAACGGCAAGGGCAGCACGCAGGCGATGCTGCGCGCCGGGCTGGAGGGCGCAGGCAAAAGCGTCCATGCCTATACCTCGCCGCATCTGGCGCGGTTCCACGAACGCATTCGCATTGCCGGGCACCTCATCACCGAGGACGCGCTCACCGACGTGCTGGATGAATGCTACCGCGCGAACGGCAGCGACAGCATCACCTATTTCGAGATCACGACATGCGCCGCCTTGCTGGCCATGTCGCGGACTCCGGCGGATTACACCCTGCTGGAGGTGGGTCTGGGCGGGCGGCTTGATGCCACCAACGTCATCGCCCAACCCGCGCTGACAATCATCACGCCCATCTCGATGGATCACGAGCAATACCTAGGCAACACCCTCGCCGCGATCGCGGGCGAAAAGGCCGGGATCATCAAGCGCGGGGTGCCCTGCATCGTCGGACCGCAACCCGACGAAGTGATGGACGTGATCGAGACGGTCGCCACCCGGCTTGGCGCGCCGCTGATCGCACAGGGCCAGCACTGGCACGCTTATGCGGAAAATGACCGACTCATCTATCAGGATGAAACCGGCCTGCTTGACCTGCCGCTGCCCAACCTGCCCGGCGCGCACCAGATCGAGAACGCTGGCGCGGCACTGGCCGCACTGCGTCATCTCGAGATGGGCGAAGCCGCCAATGTCGCCGCCGTTTCGCAGGCGCATTGGCCTGCGCGAATGCAGCGGCTACGGCACGGCCCGCTGGCCGACGCCGCTCCAGAGGCCGAGCTGTGGCTGGATGGTGGCCACAACGCCGCGGCAGGCGTAGCCCTCGGGCGGCATCTGGCCAGTCTGCCGAAACGCCCGACACATCTGATCTGCGGAATGCTGAATACCAAGGATGTGACTGGCTACCTGCGCCCACTGGCCGCAGAGGCCGACAGTCTAACCGCAGTCGCCATCCCCGGCGAAGCGAACACCCTGCCCGCCGAAACCACGGCAGAGGCGGCACATCAGGTCGGCATGTCTGCCAGCACCGCCGGTTCGGTCAACGCGGCCCTGACTGCGATCATCGCCGCGAACCCACGCGCGCGGGTGCTGATCTGCGGGTCACTCTACCTTGCCGGGAACGTCCTGCGCGAAAACGGCTGA
- a CDS encoding LysM peptidoglycan-binding domain-containing protein, with protein MIRAFLIFAGFLSITIALILIQPTAGLRAPGGDMETGNVTRSGSTLDNLTTATRGAAADASENDPLSFGLMDTTPTAPARTDNSVLASFTSTTAQQDQPQQHASAGLETMIVKALQQGQSQAYIDALVNDAAQRGKVEVPGELVTEDGRVDTGTLLSVLSGRTKPQVEGPQSGFYVVRTGDSLASIAYRFYGRTSYTDEIISANRTQLGQNGQLTVGQRLIMPAL; from the coding sequence ATGATCCGCGCTTTCCTGATTTTCGCGGGATTTCTCAGTATCACCATTGCCCTCATCCTTATCCAGCCAACCGCCGGCTTGCGGGCCCCCGGCGGCGACATGGAGACCGGCAACGTAACGCGGTCAGGCAGCACGCTCGACAATCTGACGACCGCCACTCGCGGCGCGGCAGCCGACGCATCTGAAAATGACCCGCTCAGCTTTGGCCTGATGGACACCACGCCAACAGCCCCGGCCCGCACCGACAACAGCGTGCTTGCATCGTTTACATCCACAACCGCCCAGCAGGACCAGCCCCAGCAGCACGCCAGCGCAGGACTGGAAACCATGATCGTCAAGGCGCTGCAACAAGGCCAGAGCCAAGCCTACATTGACGCGCTGGTGAATGATGCCGCCCAGCGGGGCAAGGTCGAGGTGCCCGGTGAACTGGTAACAGAGGATGGCCGCGTCGATACCGGCACCCTGCTCAGCGTACTCAGCGGGCGCACCAAACCACAGGTCGAGGGGCCGCAAAGCGGGTTTTACGTGGTCCGCACCGGCGACAGCCTCGCCTCCATCGCCTATCGATTTTACGGCAGAACCAGCTATACGGACGAAATTATCAGCGCCAATCGCACGCAGCTCGGTCAGAACGGTCAGTTGACCGTTGGCCAGCGGCTGATCATGCCGGCGCTCTGA
- a CDS encoding NIF family HAD-type phosphatase, with amino-acid sequence MSDVHPSKRSLLVLDIDETLIHGSEIPLDRPADFRVAQFHIYKRPHLAGFLAACADWYDLGIWSSASESYVQQIVHEVFPAPEAIRFIWGQSRTTMRRSMPSDFERFGRDIGSYHYQKRLQKLKRFGWPLQRILLVDDSPEKCAANYGNAIYVAPFHGQEADGELPHLASYLQSLKDCDDYRRLEKRGWRQSSQPMEL; translated from the coding sequence ATGTCTGACGTTCACCCATCAAAGCGCAGTTTGCTTGTCCTCGATATCGACGAAACGCTTATCCACGGGTCAGAGATACCACTGGACCGGCCAGCCGATTTTCGCGTTGCACAGTTCCACATTTACAAACGACCACATCTTGCTGGCTTTCTGGCCGCGTGTGCCGATTGGTACGATTTGGGGATCTGGTCCTCTGCATCCGAATCCTACGTTCAGCAAATCGTGCATGAAGTGTTCCCCGCGCCAGAGGCCATCAGATTCATCTGGGGGCAATCCAGAACCACGATGCGCCGATCCATGCCCAGCGATTTCGAGCGGTTCGGACGCGATATTGGGAGCTATCACTATCAAAAACGGCTTCAGAAACTGAAACGGTTCGGCTGGCCCCTACAGCGCATACTCCTCGTCGATGACTCGCCCGAGAAATGTGCGGCGAATTATGGCAACGCAATCTATGTCGCGCCATTCCACGGTCAGGAAGCCGACGGTGAACTGCCCCACCTTGCCAGCTACCTACAATCGTTGAAGGATTGCGACGACTACAGACGCTTGGAAAAACGTGGCTGGCGCCAGTCGTCACAGCCAATGGAACTCTAG
- a CDS encoding GNAT family N-acetyltransferase: MNDAIPTIRAYHADDIEPVMAAWRGANALAHPFLATDFVAEVEQAIRNIYVPQAETYVLEVDGAVVGFIALLGAEIGGLFLDPAQHGNGYGRAMVDHAVALKGPLRVDVFRDNAIGRAFYERYGFEFVADELHEPSGQMNRTMAMPGA, encoded by the coding sequence ATGAACGACGCAATACCCACGATCCGCGCATACCACGCAGACGACATTGAACCCGTGATGGCAGCTTGGCGAGGTGCAAACGCGCTTGCCCATCCGTTTCTGGCCACAGATTTTGTTGCCGAAGTAGAGCAGGCAATCCGCAACATCTATGTGCCGCAGGCAGAAACCTACGTGCTCGAAGTCGACGGCGCGGTTGTTGGTTTCATTGCTCTGTTGGGTGCTGAAATCGGCGGCCTGTTTCTTGATCCGGCACAACATGGCAACGGCTACGGCAGGGCGATGGTCGATCACGCCGTCGCGCTCAAAGGCCCGCTAAGGGTCGATGTGTTTCGTGACAACGCAATCGGGCGGGCCTTCTATGAACGCTACGGGTTCGAATTCGTGGCGGACGAACTGCATGAACCGTCGGGTCAGATGAATCGTACGATGGCCATGCCGGGTGCCTGA
- a CDS encoding F0F1 ATP synthase subunit B: MRKLAILIALTTANPAFAAGGPFFSLSNTNFVVAISFILFVSVLLYLKVPTMLGKMLDKRAEGIKSELDEARALREEAQSLLASYERKQKEVEEQASRIVEHAKSEASAAAEQAQEDLKKSIDRRLRAADDQIASAEASAVKEVRDRAVSIAVAAAREVIAKQMTAADGNALIDDAIKTVDAKLH; encoded by the coding sequence ATGCGCAAACTTGCCATTCTCATTGCCCTGACAACTGCCAACCCTGCCTTTGCGGCGGGTGGGCCTTTCTTCTCGCTGTCGAACACGAATTTCGTGGTCGCAATCTCGTTTATCCTCTTTGTCTCTGTCCTGCTCTACCTCAAGGTACCAACGATGTTGGGCAAGATGCTGGACAAGCGCGCTGAGGGTATCAAATCTGAGCTGGATGAAGCTCGCGCGCTGCGTGAAGAAGCGCAGAGCCTGCTGGCCAGCTACGAGCGCAAGCAAAAAGAGGTCGAGGAGCAAGCGAGCCGTATCGTCGAGCACGCAAAATCCGAAGCCTCCGCTGCAGCCGAACAGGCGCAGGAAGATCTGAAGAAATCAATCGACCGCCGTTTGCGTGCTGCCGATGATCAGATTGCCTCTGCCGAAGCGAGCGCGGTCAAGGAAGTGCGCGACCGTGCTGTGTCCATTGCCGTGGCCGCCGCCCGCGAGGTGATCGCCAAGCAGATGACCGCCGCCGACGGCAATGCGCTGATCGACGACGCGATCAAGACAGTGGATGCCAAGCTGCACTAA
- a CDS encoding F0F1 ATP synthase subunit B': MATETTAAVEGHVSPIALEEAGKCVDSHGGAIGMPQLCPEWMGNQIFWLAVTLVVIFFVLSRIALPRIAAILAERQGTITNDIAAAEDLKVKAVEAEEIYNKALADARTDAQAIIAENKAAIKAELDAAMAKADAEISARTAEGEKKIAEIRAGAMESVEEVAKDTAKAIVAAMGGKADAKTVNAAVSSRVKG, translated from the coding sequence ATGGCGACCGAAACCACAGCTGCTGTCGAAGGGCATGTAAGCCCTATCGCGCTGGAAGAAGCTGGCAAGTGCGTGGACAGCCACGGCGGCGCCATTGGCATGCCGCAGCTTTGCCCGGAATGGATGGGCAACCAGATTTTCTGGCTTGCGGTCACGCTTGTCGTGATCTTCTTCGTGCTGTCACGTATTGCGCTGCCGCGCATCGCGGCGATCCTTGCGGAACGCCAAGGCACGATTACCAATGATATCGCTGCTGCCGAAGACCTGAAGGTCAAGGCCGTGGAAGCTGAAGAAATCTATAACAAGGCACTGGCCGATGCGCGCACCGACGCGCAGGCGATCATTGCCGAGAACAAGGCGGCGATCAAAGCCGAACTCGATGCGGCGATGGCCAAGGCCGATGCCGAGATCTCAGCCCGGACTGCGGAAGGCGAAAAGAAGATCGCTGAAATCCGTGCCGGTGCAATGGAAAGCGTCGAGGAAGTGGCAAAGGATACTGCCAAGGCCATCGTTGCGGCGATGGGCGGCAAGGCCGATGCCAAAACCGTCAATGCGGCCGTATCGTCGCGAGTGAAAGGGTAA
- a CDS encoding F0F1 ATP synthase subunit C: MEGDVVQMGAYIGAGLACTGMGGAAVGVGHVVGNFLSGALRNPSAAGGQTATMFIGIAFSEALGIFSFLVALLLMFAV; this comes from the coding sequence ATGGAAGGTGACGTCGTACAAATGGGCGCATACATTGGCGCGGGTCTGGCCTGTACAGGTATGGGCGGTGCTGCTGTTGGTGTGGGCCACGTTGTGGGCAATTTCCTGTCGGGCGCTCTGCGCAATCCGTCAGCAGCTGGCGGCCAAACGGCCACCATGTTCATCGGTATCGCGTTCTCGGAAGCGCTGGGGATCTTCTCGTTCCTCGTGGCACTTCTGCTGATGTTCGCTGTCTAA
- a CDS encoding F0F1 ATP synthase subunit A gives MATETHEGATKGMELVFHPMDQFIVKPLFGDGAVGVFTVTNVTLWMALAVLATIGLLVLGTSGRSTIPSRMQSVAELCYGFIRKMVEDVAGKDALPYFPYIMTLFVFIVFSNFLGLLPGAFTTTSHIAVTAVLAMLVFLTVTLMGFFKHGLGFLSVFWISSAPLPLRPILALIEVISYFVRPVSHSIRLAGNMMAGHAVIKVFAAFAPMILIGWIGVLVTPLSIIAITAIYALEVLVAFIQAYVFTILTCVYLKDALHPHH, from the coding sequence ATGGCGACTGAAACCCACGAAGGCGCGACAAAGGGCATGGAACTGGTCTTTCACCCGATGGACCAATTCATCGTCAAGCCGCTCTTTGGTGATGGCGCAGTAGGCGTTTTCACAGTCACCAACGTGACATTGTGGATGGCGCTGGCGGTTCTGGCGACGATCGGCCTGCTGGTGCTGGGTACCTCGGGGCGCTCGACAATCCCATCGCGGATGCAGTCGGTTGCAGAGCTGTGCTATGGCTTCATTCGCAAGATGGTCGAGGATGTCGCGGGCAAGGACGCACTGCCATATTTCCCCTACATCATGACGCTGTTCGTCTTTATCGTGTTCTCGAACTTCCTCGGGTTGCTGCCCGGCGCGTTCACCACCACCAGCCACATTGCCGTGACGGCCGTGCTGGCGATGCTGGTGTTCCTGACCGTGACCCTGATGGGCTTCTTCAAGCACGGTCTGGGCTTTCTCAGCGTGTTCTGGATTAGCTCGGCACCGCTGCCGCTGCGGCCCATTCTGGCGCTGATCGAGGTGATTTCCTACTTCGTGCGCCCTGTCAGCCACTCTATTCGTCTGGCGGGCAACATGATGGCCGGTCACGCCGTGATCAAGGTGTTCGCGGCCTTTGCCCCGATGATCCTGATTGGCTGGATCGGTGTGCTGGTGACGCCGCTGAGCATCATCGCGATCACGGCGATCTACGCGCTGGAGGTGCTGGTGGCATTCATTCAGGCCTATGTCTTTACCATCCTGACATGTGTGTATCTGAAGGACGCGCTGCATCCGCACCACTAA